The following coding sequences are from one Rutidosis leptorrhynchoides isolate AG116_Rl617_1_P2 chromosome 11, CSIRO_AGI_Rlap_v1, whole genome shotgun sequence window:
- the LOC139877444 gene encoding large ribosomal subunit protein uL14: protein MSKRGRGGSAGNKFRMSLGLPVAATVNCADNTGAKNLYIISVKGIKGRLNRLPSACVGDMVMATVKKGKPDLRKKVMPAVIVRQRKPWRRKDGVFMYFEDNAGVIVNPKGEMKGSAITGPIGKECADLWPRIASAANAIV, encoded by the exons ATGTCTAAAAGAg GTCGCGGTGGTTCCGCCGGGAACAAATTCCGTATGTCACTCGGTTTACCGGTGGCTGCGACGGTGAATTGTGCGGATAATACTGGAGCTAAGAATCTGTACATCATTTCAGTGAAAGGAATCAAAGGTAGACTTAATCGTTTACCTTCAGCTTGTGTTGGTGATATGGTTATGGCTACTGTGAAGAAAGGTAAGCCTGATCTTAGGAAGAAGGTTATGCCTGCTGTTATTGTTCGTCAACGGAAGCCATGGCGCCGAAAGGACGGTGTTTTCATGTACTTTGAAG ATAATGCTGGTGTTATCGTGAACCCTAAGGGAGAAATGAAAGGATCTGCTATCACCGGACCGATTGGGAAAGAGTGTGCTGATTTGTGGCCCAGGATTGCCAGTGCTGCTAATGCCATCGTTTAG
- the LOC139877620 gene encoding pathogenesis-related protein 1C-like, which translates to MSSLKISFSLMCFLTLANIFDTTHAQNSQTDYLNSHNSERSSVSVANIAWNATVAAYAQNYANQRIGDCSLVRSNGPYGENVATGSGLTGINAVSLWIAEKSYYTYSTNTCASGHVCSHYTQVVWSSSTQLGCARVQCNSGLYYVICNYYTPGNIAGQSPY; encoded by the coding sequence ATGAGTTCACTCAAAATCTCATTCTCACTTATGTGTTTCTTAACCTTAGCCAATATTTTTGATACCACCCATGCTCAAAACTCCCAAACAGACTACTTAAACAGTCACAATTCCGAGCGTAGCTCAGTGAGCGTTGCAAACATCGCATGGAATGCGACTGTGGCTGCATACGCTCAAAACTACGCTAACCAAAGAATCGGCGACTGCAGCCTAGTTCGGTCTAATGGGCCATACGGTGAGAACGTTGCTACAGGTAGTGGCTTAACAGGTATTAATGCTGTAAGTTTATGGATAGCTGAAAAAAGTTATTATACTTATAGTACTAATACTTGTGCTAGCGGACACGTTTGTAGCCATTATACACAAGTCGTATGGAGTTCTTCAACCCAACTTGGGTGTGCTAGGGTTCAATGCAATAGTGGTTTGTATTATGTTATTTGTAACTATTATACTCCTGGAAACATTGCTGGCCAAAGCCCATATTAG